The genomic region CTTCGCCTTCTGGGCCTCGTCGTCGGTGAGCTCGTCGCCGCGGAGGGTCCACAGGGCGAAGCCGAGGAATGCGACACCGGCCGCGATCGAGATCCACCCCTGGTACTCGGAGAACGCGTCGCCGATCCAGAAGCCGATGCCGACCGAGGCCAGGTGCACGATCGCCGTCGCGGCCGTGATGCCGAGGATCACGTCGCGGGCGCGGTAGCGGGAGGCGAACGTCATGGCCATGAGCTGGCTCTTGTCGCCGAGCTCGGCCACGAAGATGACGGCGGTGCTCAGCAGCAGCGCGTCGACCATAGGAAAAGGCTCCTCGTCTCCCGGACGAGAAGCCTGTCGTCGTGACGAGTCCTCGACCGGGTTCGTCACCACGACAGGTGTGCCGTGACGTCAGTTCCGGTCGAAAGTCTCGTCCGCCGGTCCTGACGGACTGGCCCGCTGCACCGGAGCCCAGACGTTGCGGCTCAGCATGTCGACGCAGCGATTGGGGACTACTCCCTTTCGCTGCCTCGAGCCTACCGGGCGACCCGGGGTCCGGGGCAAGCCGGTGTGGTCCATCCCACGCGATCCGTCCCGGACGGCGCAGGCCCTAGGATGACGTCTGCGAATGAGTCGGCCGGGCGGCCGCGGCAGCGCCTCCGGGCACTGCTGAGGAAAGTCCGGACTCCACAGAGCGCGGTGGTGGCCAACAGCCACCCACGGTGACGTGCGGGACAGTGCCACAGAGAACAGACCGCCGATGGCCCTCCAATCTTCGGAAGCAGGGGGATCAGGCAAGGGTGAAACGGTGAGGTAAGAGCTCACCAGCGGCGCCGGAGACGGTGTCGGCTCGGTAAACCCCACCGGGAGCAAGACCAAGGAGGATCTTCGGATCCGCGCTGACGGGCTGCTCGTCCGAGGTCAGCGGGTAGGTTGCAGGAGGCGTCCAGCAATGGGCGTCCCAGATGGATGGTCGCCCAGGGCTTCGGCCCTGACAGAATCCGGCTTACAGGCCGACTCATTCGCCCCATGACGAGACCGCGAGGAGAGACTGCATGAACAGTCGACGCTACCTGCGCCGATCACTCGTGTCGTCGGTGCTGGTGCGGCTCCTCGTCCTGGCGCTGGTCTACCTCACGTTGCTGCTCATCGAGCCGGCCACGCCCGAGGAGGAGGCCGCCGACGCCCCCGCGGCCACCGCCGCCCCCGAGCCCGGCGTCGTCTCGGACGAGTTCGAGCAGACGATCGAGGTGCAGTCGCGCAAGAAGCTGGGGCGTGACACCCAGGTCACCTGCCCGGACCGGGTGGAGCTGATCCAGGGCAACCAGGTCACGTGCCTCATCTCGGAGGCCACGGACGAGGCGGTCCCGGCGGGTACGCCGATCGCCGATGCCCTCGTCACCATCACGGGTGACCCGGGGGAGTCCGGCCGGGTCCCGTGGAAGTGGACGGCCGTCGAGCCGTCGGTCTCGGGCCTCACCCCCGAGCCGCTCTGACCCATCAGGGCAGGGTCAGGATCTCCACACCGTCGTCGGTGACGAGCAGCGTGTGCTCGAACTGGGCCGTGCGCGAGCCGTCGCGGGTCACGGCGGTCCAGTCGTCGTCCCACTGGTCCCACTCGATGCCACCGAGCGTCAGCATCGGCTCGATCGTGAACGTCATGCCGGTCTCGATGACGGTCGTGGCCGACGGGTCGTCGTAGTGCGGCACGATCAGGCCGTCGTGGAAGGCGGGTCCGACGCCGTGGCCGGTGAAGTCGCGGACCACGCCGTAGCCGAAGCGCGCCGCGTAGGCCTCGATGACCCGCCCGATGACGTTGATCTGACGTCCGGGGCGCACGGCCTTGATCGCGCGCATCGTGGCCTCGTGGGTGCGCTCGACGAGCAGCCGCGACTCCTCGTCGACGTCGCCGACGAGGTAGGTCTTGTTGGTGTCGCCGTGCACGCCGCCGGTGTAGGCCGTGATGTCGATGTTGACGATGTCGCCGTCGGCCAGCGGTCGGTCGTCGGGGATGCCGTGGCAGATGACCTCGTTGACGCTGCTGCACAGTGACTTCGGGTAGCCCCGGTAGCCGAGGGTCGACGGGTAGGCACCGTGGTCGAGCAGGAACTCGTGCCCGACCCGGTCCAGCTCGTCGGTCGTGACGCCGGGGGCGATGGCCGTCTCGACCGCGTCGAGCGCCTGCGCCGCGATGCGGCTCGCGACGCGCATCGCCGCGATGGTCTCGGCCGAGCGCACGCGCGGACCGCGGTAGGGCAGCGGCTCGGTCTGGCCGACGTACTCCGGCCGGTCGATGCTGCTCGGCACGGCACGTGCGGGACCGATGGTCCCCGGGGTCAGGAGGGTGGTCGTGACAGGCTGGGAGGGCACCGGCGGAGTCTAACGGGGGTGCGGGAGCCCACCTCTGCGGCACAATGCGGACATGGCCTACTTCTTCTGCCTCAAGCACCACACCGTCGAGGGCGAGGAGGGCTGCCGCGCCAAGGACCGTCTGGGCCCGTACGACACCGAGGCCGAGGCGTCGCGCGCGCTCGACAAGGTCGCCGAGCGCAACGAGGAGTGGGACGAGGATCCGAAGTGGAACGACACCAAGGGCGACCCGGCCCCATGAGGACCACCCCGTGAAGCCCGCGACCCGGGCGCCGGGACGCCGCCGCGTCGACCTCGACCGAGTCGGTCCGTGGATCGCGACGATCGGTCTGTTCGCGATCCTCTGGCTCGTGGTCTCGACGACGCTCTACGCGCCCTGGTGGGGCGTCGTGCTCCACCTCGTGGTGCTGGCGTGCTTCGCCGTGCGCCTGGCGCGCCGTGCGCCCGTCGCCCCGTCGTCGACCGTCTGGATCCCGGTCATCGCCCTGCTCGCGTGGGTCGCGGTCAACGCCGTCGGCGTCGGCCTGCTCGGCTGGCGCCTCTGAGTCACTGCCTGCCCGGGTGGAGTGTTAGGACTCGAAGGTGTGCTCCGGTGCGGGGAACGTGCCACCGGCCACGTCGGCGGCGAACTCCTTCGCGGCCGCGTCGACGATCGAGTGCAGGTCGGCGTAGCGCTTGACGAAGCGTGGTGCCCGCCCGGTGCGCAGACCGAGCATGTCCTGCCACACGAGCACCTGGGCGTCGCAGTCGGGGCCGGCGCCGATGCCGATCGTCGGAATGCTCAGCTCACGCGTGATCTCGGCGGCGATCGGGCCCGGCACCATCTCCATCACGACACCGAAGGCACCCGCCGCCTGGACCGCGAGCGCGTCCTGCATCAGCCGGTCGGCGGTCGCGCCGCGACCCTGCACCCGGTACCCGCCGAGCGCGTGCTCGGACTGCGGCGTGAAGCCGATGTGGGCCATGACCGGGACGCCGCCGCGGGTCAGCAGCTCGATCTGCGGCGCCATCTCGGCTCCGCCCTCGAGCTTGACCGAGTGGGCGCGCCCCTCCTTCATGAATCGCACCGCGGTGTCGTACGCCTGCTCGGGCGAGCGCTGGTACGACCCGAACGGGAGATCGGCGACGACGAGCGCCCGGTGCGCGGATCGAGTCACGGCCCGCACGAGGGGCAGGAGCTCGTCGACCGTGACGGGGAGCGACGACTCGTAGCCGTAGACGTTGTTGGCGGCCGAGTCGCCGACGAGCAGCACCGGGATGCCGGCCGCGTCGAAGGCACCGGCCATGTACTGGTCGTACGCGGTGAGCATGCCCCAGCGATGGCCCTCGGCCTTCCACTGCTGCAGGTGGTGCGTGCGGACCCGCTTGATCGCGGCAGGGGTCCCGGGCCCTGGGCGGGACTCGGCAGAGCCACCGCCGTACGGGGCGGCCTCCTCGACGGTGCTGTCGGCCGGGACCTGGGCAGGGGTCGGTTCAGTCATGGCACTGCCTTTCTCTCTCGCGGCCTCGGGAGAGGTCCACGGATACGCCACCAGCGTGGCACACCCCGGTGACCGCTCGGTAGGTGAGCCACGTCACCAGTGCGCCGGACCGGTCAGAGCGACTCGCGCCACCGCGTCGTGATCGGCAGGCGCCGGTCCCGACCGAAGTTGCGGCGGCTGACCTTGGGGCCCGGCGGGTACTGACGGCGCTTGTACTCGGCCCTGTCGACCAGGGTCACGATGCGCTCGACGAGCGCGGCGTCGTAGCCACGGGCCACGACGTCGGTCGAGCCGAGTCCCTGCTCGACGTACAGGTCGAGCACGGCGTCGAGCTGGTCGTACGGCGGCAGCGAGTCGCTGTCGACCTGACCCGGCCGCAGCTCGGCCGAGGGCGGCTTGCTGATCGCGTTCTCGGGGATGGGCGGGGTCTCGCCGCGCTGCTCGGCCCAGGCGTTGCGCCACCGCGAGAGGTCCCACACCAGGGTCTTGTAGACGTCCTTGATGGGGGCATAGGCCCCGACGGCGTCGCCGTAGATCGTGGAGTAGCCCGTCGCGAGCTCGGACTTGTTGCCGCACGCCAGCACGAGGTGGCCGTGCTGGTTCGACAGGCCCATCCAGATGACGGCGCGGATCCGCGCCTGCAGGTTCTCCTCGGCGAGGCCGTCGAGGTGCAGGGCCTCCTGGTACGCGTCGAACATCGGGGCGATCGGCACGGTCTCGAGGTGCATCCCGGTGCGCTCGGCCAGATCGGCGGCGTCGCTGCGGCTGTGCTCGGTCGACCAGACGCTGGGGTTGGAGACCCCGTGCACGTTCTCAGGCCCGAGGGCGTCGACGGCGATCGCTGCGACGAGGGTCGAGTCGATGCCGCCGGAGGCCCCGAGCAGGACGCTCGAGAAGCCGTTCTTGCGCACGTAGTCACGCAGCCCGAGCACGAGCGCCTGGTAGCGCTCGCCCAGGTCGTCCCACCGCTCGGCCGTCTCCGGGCGCAGCGGCACGTCGACCGGCTCGGCGTGCTCCTCGGCCACGATCGTGCGCTGCACCCGGAGCCCGTGGAATCGGGTGCCGGGCTCCGGCATGGGGGCCGTGGCCGCCGGGAGGTCGAGGTCGACGACGAGCAGCTCCTCGGTGAACTGCCCGGCGCGCGCGACCAGCTCGCCGTCGGCGTCGACGACGAGGGAGTCGCCGTCGAAGACGAGCTCGTCCTGACCGCCGACCAGGTTGACGTAGGCCAGCGCGCACTGGCCCTCGCGGGCCCGACGCGCGCACAGCGCGAGTCGGGTGTCGTCCTTGGCCGCCTCGTAGGGCGAGCCGTTCAGCACGACCAGCAGGCCGGCCTCGGCGGCGTCGGCCGCGGCCGACGGGCCGTCCTGCCAGATGTCCTCGCAGATCGCGATCGCGACGTCGACGCCCTTGACCTGCACCACCTGGGTCTCGTCGCCGGGCACGAAGTGGCGGAACTCGTCGAACACCCCGTAGTTGGGCAGGTGGTGCTTGTCGTAGCGCGCCACGACCTCGCCGCCGGTGACGACCGAGGCCGAGTTGGTGGGCTGGTTGGCCGGGATGCCGAGACGGTCCGGCACGTTCGCGAGCGTCTCCTCCTTGGCGGTGTCGAGGTGGCCCACGACGACCACGAGGTCACCGAGCCCCTCCGCGTCGAGCCGGGTCGCCAGGCCGGCGACGGCGGCGCGCGACGCGGCGATGAAGGTGGCCCGGTAGGCCAGGTCCTCGATGGGGTAGCCGGTGAGGACCATCTCGGGCGTCACGAGGACGTGGGCGCCCGCCGCGTGGGCCGCGCGCGCCTGCTCGACGACGGCGTCGGTGTTGGCGTCGACGGCGCCGACGACGGGGTTCATCTGGGCGAGGGCGAGGCGCAGGCGGGGCACGACGCGAGCCTAGCGACGGTGCTGGCCCGCGGCACCCACGAAACGTTCCGTGACCGCCTCACGGGGAAACATGGGCGAAACAAACCGCGTGCGAGGATGACCGCATGGGTAAGCAGGAAGCATTCGTGCTGCGCGCGCTCGAGGAGCGCGACGTCCGTTTCGTCCGACTGTGGTTCACCGACGTGCTCGGGTCGCTGAAGTCGGTCTCGATCGCGCCTGCCGAGCTCGAGGGGGCGTTCGCCGAGGGCATCGGCTTCGACGGCTCCTCGATCGAGGGCTTCGCCCGCGTGCACGAGGCCGACATGCTCGCCAAGCCCGATCCGTCGACGTTC from Aeromicrobium sp. Sec7.5 harbors:
- a CDS encoding TMEM165/GDT1 family protein, whose protein sequence is MVDALLLSTAVIFVAELGDKSQLMAMTFASRYRARDVILGITAATAIVHLASVGIGFWIGDAFSEYQGWISIAAGVAFLGFALWTLRGDELTDDEAQKAKNAGGRALLAVGLAFFLAELGDKTMLATITLAVDNDWVGVWIGSTVGMVAADALAIVVGAVLGKNLPEKAIRYGAAAAFAIFAVVLVVEGIHLL
- the map gene encoding type I methionyl aminopeptidase, with amino-acid sequence MPSQPVTTTLLTPGTIGPARAVPSSIDRPEYVGQTEPLPYRGPRVRSAETIAAMRVASRIAAQALDAVETAIAPGVTTDELDRVGHEFLLDHGAYPSTLGYRGYPKSLCSSVNEVICHGIPDDRPLADGDIVNIDITAYTGGVHGDTNKTYLVGDVDEESRLLVERTHEATMRAIKAVRPGRQINVIGRVIEAYAARFGYGVVRDFTGHGVGPAFHDGLIVPHYDDPSATTVIETGMTFTIEPMLTLGGIEWDQWDDDWTAVTRDGSRTAQFEHTLLVTDDGVEILTLP
- the panB gene encoding 3-methyl-2-oxobutanoate hydroxymethyltransferase — protein: MTEPTPAQVPADSTVEEAAPYGGGSAESRPGPGTPAAIKRVRTHHLQQWKAEGHRWGMLTAYDQYMAGAFDAAGIPVLLVGDSAANNVYGYESSLPVTVDELLPLVRAVTRSAHRALVVADLPFGSYQRSPEQAYDTAVRFMKEGRAHSVKLEGGAEMAPQIELLTRGGVPVMAHIGFTPQSEHALGGYRVQGRGATADRLMQDALAVQAAGAFGVVMEMVPGPIAAEITRELSIPTIGIGAGPDCDAQVLVWQDMLGLRTGRAPRFVKRYADLHSIVDAAAKEFAADVAGGTFPAPEHTFES
- a CDS encoding NAD+ synthase, whose translation is MPRLRLALAQMNPVVGAVDANTDAVVEQARAAHAAGAHVLVTPEMVLTGYPIEDLAYRATFIAASRAAVAGLATRLDAEGLGDLVVVVGHLDTAKEETLANVPDRLGIPANQPTNSASVVTGGEVVARYDKHHLPNYGVFDEFRHFVPGDETQVVQVKGVDVAIAICEDIWQDGPSAAADAAEAGLLVVLNGSPYEAAKDDTRLALCARRAREGQCALAYVNLVGGQDELVFDGDSLVVDADGELVARAGQFTEELLVVDLDLPAATAPMPEPGTRFHGLRVQRTIVAEEHAEPVDVPLRPETAERWDDLGERYQALVLGLRDYVRKNGFSSVLLGASGGIDSTLVAAIAVDALGPENVHGVSNPSVWSTEHSRSDAADLAERTGMHLETVPIAPMFDAYQEALHLDGLAEENLQARIRAVIWMGLSNQHGHLVLACGNKSELATGYSTIYGDAVGAYAPIKDVYKTLVWDLSRWRNAWAEQRGETPPIPENAISKPPSAELRPGQVDSDSLPPYDQLDAVLDLYVEQGLGSTDVVARGYDAALVERIVTLVDRAEYKRRQYPPGPKVSRRNFGRDRRLPITTRWRESL